The genome window TCAACCTCTCGATCACTAAGCCAAACACAGTGCGCAGCCACCATCCAAGGGCCCAGGACACCAAGGCGATCTAGGTACTCCACCTCACCCATCCCCCTAGTTCTCCTGAATTCCACTGCTTCATTGTAAGTCTCAGCTAGGTGAATGTGGAGAGGGACCTTCATCTTATTCGCCAGTTCAACAGCCCCAGTTAGGAGGCTATCTGAGCAAGTATATGGTGCATGTGGGCCTAAGGCTGGGCGGATGTTCTTGCTAGCGTAAGAGCGCGACTTTAAAAGGAACTCCTTGGCCCTCTCGAGTTGTTCATGGCCTACCGAAGGGTCGTTGAAGTCTAACATTCCGAAACACACGACCGCCTTGAGGCCTACTTTAGCAGCCGCCTCCATAGTGGCCTCGGGGTAGAAGTACATGTCCATGAAGCTAGTGGTTCCAGTTAATGCCATCTCAACACACGCCAGTAAAGAGCCCCTGAGGCAGTGGTTGAAGGTTAGCTTACGCTCTACTGGCCATACCTTCTGCTCCAACCATTGTCTAAGCGGTAGGTCGTCTGCATAGCCTCTAAGCAGAGTCATCGCGGCGTGAGTATGAGCATTAACAAGGCCGGGGGCCGCTATGAGCCCCTCACACTCAAATACCTCATCAGCTAGGTGATCCACTTTGCCGACTTCGACGAGGACCCCATCCTCAATGTATATAGATGCTCCCTTTAGCACCTTGAACCCTTCTCTACGCTTTTGTACGACGTAAGAGCAGTCCTTAAACAAAAGGCTTGTCAATAATACCACTGAGCTAAGGTTTAAGAGAGGGGGGAGTTAATAGCTTCAGTGCCCATGAGTATAAGGGACTACGAGCGGCTTCTTGAACGAGCCCTGCTTAAAGTCCCTGCTAAGCCTAGCAAGTCGGACCGCTTCGAGCTTCCCAAGAGTCAGATCATGATAATAGGCGGCAAGACCATAATCCACAACTTTAAAGACATAGCTGATACTCTTAACAGAGACCTTAAACACTTATTTCAATTCTTGCTGCACGAGCTTGGCACGGCGGGAGTTATTGAAGAGGGGAGGGCGCTTCTCCACGGTAAGTTCACTGAGGCCGGCGTTAACTCTCTCATAGAGAGGTACGCAAAGATGTATGTGATGTGCCCTGTGTGTAATAAGGTAGATACTGAGCTGAAGAAGGAGGGGAGGGTCACAATGATAGTCTGTGGCGCCTGCGGCGCTATATCACCCGCTAGGGGATAGCCACGTCTAACCGGGAGAGGGTATGGGTAAAGATTCACTGCCACGCAGGCCACGTCCTAGTGGCTATTTGCGACGCTGAGCTCCTTGGAAAAGAGCTTAGATATGGCAGGTTGACGATCAACATTTCCAAACATTTCTATGGAGGCTTTCAAGTGAGTGTTGAAGAGGCCTTGGAGCTGATAGAGGAAGCTGATAGCGCTAACTTGATGGGGAGGAGGATAGTAGAAGCCGCTATAAGGAGAGGTCTCGTACATCAAGAGGCGGTTGCTGAACTTAATTCAGTGCCCCACGTACTAATCGTTAAGATGTAAGTTAGCGCTTATATCTTAGCCTAAGCGGTATAAAGAGTGGTGGCTGCTTGTCAGAGGAGGAAAGAGAGCTACGTCTACCTGGTGAAGGAGAGGTGCTCGCTGTTGTTACCAGGCTGCTTGGGTACGATAGGCTAGAGGTTAAGTGCGCAGACGGCTATAGCCGTGTAGCTAGGATACCTGGCAAGTTTAAGAAGAAGGTTTGGCTCAAAGAAGGGGACATTGTGCTCGTAGCGCCATGGGACTTTCAAGCTAAGAGCAAGGCAGACGTAGTTTGGCGCTACAGCCGAGATGAAGTTAAGGAACTTGAAAAGAGGGGCCTCTTAAGCTTCCTTGAGTCTAAGTGAGGATGAGGTCTAGGTACTTTTCTAACTCCTCTTCAGAGCCTTCTACAACTAGGTTGTAAACGTCGCCTAGGTTCCATTCCTTCCTCAACGCTCCTCGACGCTCGAAGTAGTTGAGGACGTTGCTAATATCGCGCCTAAGTAGCTCCTCGGCTAAAGGGTGAGAGGTTAAGACCGCCTGGCCAAAGTCGAAGAGCACCATCTCCTCCCCTCTAACCATTATGTTGTATTCACTTAGGTCTCCGTGCACTAGCTCAGCTCTCCTATATAGGCGGTGGATGTAGGACATTATTATCTTCAAGGGCCAGCGAAGATCCTTAACCTCAGCGTCCTTAAGTAGCGGAGCCGGCCCCTCCTCGCTCCCTATGAACTCCATTACTAGTATGTTCCTATGTACCGCGATAGGCCTTGGGACCCTTACGTCAGCGCTTAGGGCCCTCTTTAAGTTCTTAAACTCCTTCTGAGCCCAGGCATAGATTAACGATTTAGTATCCTTCTTCACCCCTTTAAACCTGACGTCTCCCTCTATGTACTTTAATATCCCCCTCCTAAACTCGCCGGACGTCGTCAAGTATATCTTAACAGCTATTAGCTCCTCATGAGGGCTTAGCGCTAAGTAAAGCTTTGACTCCTTTCCAGAGGCTACCGCTCCGTACATGATGTCTATGACGCGCTTATTAATTAAGTAATAGAGTCCTTCTAGCGTGGCTTTGTCGAATACCTCCTCAACGGTCTTGAGCAAGTCTTCGTCTTTAACTCTCTTGCTCAGCTTCCCCTCGGGCCGGGTCAGCAGCTTGTCCTCGTAGGCCATTCCATTCAAGGCGTAAGGCTAAAGAGCCTTTTTAACTTAATGTCCAGTTCAAGGGAACGGGCTTGGCAGCGGGCTTTGTGCACAGGGACTTCGTACATATTCCTCCCGGCAGGGTGGGGGTGCTAATAGGTGAAGACGGAAGGGTTAAGAAGAAAATAGAAGAGGAACTAGGCGTCAAGCTGAACATAGATAGTGAAGGTGGTGTTGTTGAGATCAGTCTGGTTAGGGGGGAGGATCCTTCAAAGCTACTTAGGGCGAAGGACATAGTCCTAGCCATAGCCAATGGATTTAGCCCTGAGAGGGCGTTTAAGCTTCTAGATGAAGACACCTCTCTAGTCCTCATAGAGCTGAGGGACTATGTGGGTTTCTCGGAGGAGGGGCTGACTAGAATTAAGGGTAGGATTATAGGGGAAGAGGGGAGAGCAAGGAGGTTTATAGAGGAGACCACAGGGGCTCTGGTATCGGTGGCTGGCGACAAGGTGGCTATAATAGGCAACTACGAAGCTCTAGAGATAGCTAAAAAAGCCGTTGGGATGCTTGCTGAGGGAAGACAACATAGCACTGTCTACAGGTTCTTAATGGCTAAGCGCAGGGAAATGAAGAGGAAGCTGAGGGGCCTAGGCTAAGTTAAGCTTATCTTCTTACGCGTTAAGCTATAAGCCTCTAGAGGACGAACAAATTGGAGGAAAAGTTCAAGGCCATTTCGGCAGCCGACTTCTTTTATCGCAATCGCGAGATAGCTGGCTTCGATAATCCAGTTAGGAGTACATATACCATATGCCGCGAACTCATAGAGAATAGTATGGATGCTTGCGAAACGAGTAGCTCTCTACCAGATATCTACGTAAGGCTCAGACGCATTGGTGAGGAGGCCTTAGAAATTAAGGTGGAGGATAACGGGAAGGGGGTCCCTCGAAGGTACGTTAAGCATGCCTTCGGGAAGGTCCTCTTCGGCTCAAAGTATACCTTACGCCAAACGCGAGGTATCTTTGGGCTAGGAGGGAAGATGGCTGTCTTATATGGACAGATAACTACTAACAGCCCAGTCCACGTAGTGTCTAGCACAGGGGGGATGGAGAGGTACTCGTATAAGCTAATGGTCGATATTGAACGCAATGAGCCAATAACTAAGGAGGAGGTCGTTGAGAAGAACCACGGGCAGTGGCGTGGAACAGTGGTTAAGCTGAGGTTCCAGGGAGACTATGTTCGAGCTAAGCCTAAGATACTCGACTACCTTAGACACGTGGCCATTATAGAGCCTTACGCACAACTTACATTCGTAGACCCCGACGGAGTTCTCTACTTCTTTTCGAGGAAAGCCTCCCACATGCCTAGTCCTCCGCAGGAGGTCCTCCCACACCCTCAGGGGGTTGACGTAGAGACTGTTAAGAGGCTGGTGGAGAGGTGTGGTCAAAAGAAACTGCTCGACTTCTTAGTAGAGAGCTTCCACAGAGTAGGTAAGAGAGTCGCCTTAAGGTTCCTTAAGAAGGCTGGCTTCGACCTAGACATGAGCACGTCTGAGCTCCTTAAGAGGGAGGAAGCGATGCTTAAGCTTGTAAGGACGATGAATGAGTTTGATGGCTGGCTTCCACCTGATCCTTCCTGCCTGTCTCCTATCGGTAGGGAGCTGCTCGAAGTAGGCATTAGGAAGGAGCTTAAGCCGGAGTTCGTGGCTACTGTTCAACGTAAGCCGTCTGCCTACAGCGGCCACCCGTTCATAGTCGAAGTCGCCATAGCCTACGGTGGCAAAATCCCCGTACCAGGACAAGGTGAAGTAAACCTCTACAGGTACGCTAACAAGATACCGCTACTCTATGACGTACACAACGACGTATCTATGAAGGTCATAAGGAAGATAAAGTGGTGGAGGTATAGGATAGACCCTGAGTCTATGCCCATCGCTTTCTTCATTCACGTTTGCTCTACTAAGATTCCCTATAAGACCGTGGGCAAGGAGTACATAGCAGATCGCCCAGAAATAGAGTATGAGATAGAGTGGGGGCTGAAGGCTGCTGCAAGGAAGTTGAAGGTGTACTTACTGAGAAAGCATAGGGAGGAGGTCTTGAGGAAGAAGAGAGCGGTGCTACTTAGGTACTTGCCGTACATAGCTAAGTTTTCTACAGACCTCTGCGGCGAACGTGAACCCCCCAGCTACGAGGAGCTATTAGTAAGGGAAGGGGTTGGGCTAAGGACCACCATGGAGGCTGCCTCTACGTGACGGGGGAGGGGCTTGGAGGGGGCTACGAGGTACTATCAAGCTAAGAACCAGGTATTAAAAGGCCTATCCGAGCTTGGATGGAGGATATATGCTCAAATGAAGAAAGGGAAGCTCCCTAAGATATATCTTCCAAGCCGCTCGATATCTAACATTAGGTACGACGAGAAATCCAGACAGTACGTACTGGGAGGTGAGCATGTAGAGCGGAGCGCTGCTAACATCAGACACATTAGGTCTTTCACTCAATTACTCTGGGTAGGCTGGTTCGCTAGTCAGCTAATCAAGCAGGGCAAGTCCTGTAGCCTAAGAGACCTTTACTACACCAGCCTAAACTACCCTGAGTTTAGATTTAAGAACCAAAAAGAGTCAGATGACATAGTAACTGACCTAGAAAGCGTCCTGGGCGTACCGCGTGAGGACTTTAAGATTAGTCCTGAGGAGAGGAGCTCTATCTTCGGCGACCTGACCATAGAGTACACGGTGCCTCCAAGCCATGCAGGAAAGCAAGTAAACTTGCTATCGGATCCTGACGGCAAGAACATAGGCCTGTCCATAGCCACCGCTGAGTTTATCGAGTGCGGAGCAGAGATAGTCATAGTTATTGAGAAAGGAGCAATTTTTAGGAGGTTTATCGAGGAGAGGGTGTACGAGAAGTTTAAGGCCATACTTATTGATAGCGCTGGCCAAGCACCAAGGTTCACGAGAGTCCTTCTTCGAAGGCTGAGCGAGGAGCTAAAGCTTCCTGTCTATATACTTACTGACGCTGATCCATGGGGGATGCACATAGCTAACGTAATCATCCACGGGTCCGCCAACGCAGCACACATCAAGGGCCTGACTACCCCTAATGCTAAGTGGCTAGGGATGTGGGCCTCTGACCTACAGAAGTTCAGGAGGCTACCAACCCTCCCCATGAGCGAGAGAGACCTAAAGCGGCTTAAGGAGCTACAGAGGGACCCTAGATACCAAGACCCCTTCTGGCAGGAGGAAATAGACGTCTTCATTAAGCTTCAGCGTAAAGCAGAGCTCGAGAGCTTCAGCGCTCAAGGGCTTACAGCCATAGTCGACAAGTACCTACCGCGTAAGCTAAACGAGGTCGAAGGGAGGTGACGAGGACACCAGCGTAATTGTTCTGAAGCGCTGAAGGTGTAGGTAAGCCGGCGGAAATGAGCGTCATGAGACCTGGGCCCGGTGGGATTTGAACCCACGACCACCCGGTTATGAGCCTCGCCCACCAACGTGTCGGGCGCTCTAACCTACTAAGCTACGGGCCCCAATGGCTAGAGAGAAAAACACCCTTATTAGAATTTACCCTCAAGACCCTACCTTAAGAATAGGAGCTAGTAAAGTAGGGTCTCAGTTAGCTTTAGGGCGCCAGCTACTTGAGAGGAGACGTAGGCCTGCTTATCCTAATCAGTGAAGAAGGTTGTTAGTGCGGCCGCCGGGATTTGAACCCGGGTTGCGGGCGTGGCAGGCCCGTGTCCTAGACCAGGCTAGACGACGGCCGCGTGAAGACGTGGCTTTAAGCCGTATAAAAACTTGTTTCTCTACCTATTACCTACGTGAGTTATAACTCGGTTGCCTTGGACGCTGGTGCTCATGGATCTGAGCTAGCAGAGCTCTCCTATGGGCTAGTGTGTCTTAGCGCGTCTGGCTTGGTAGTTATGCTTATATCCCATCTTCTTGTTAAGAAGACCTGCCCCGGTAGCTCAGTTAGGCAGAGCACCCGGCTGTTAACCGGGTGGTCCCAGGTTCGAGACCTGGCCGGGGCGTTCTCCTCCGCTATATTTTGCCCCTGCGTTATTTAGCCGCCTTCTTTATAGCTATGTAAGGCAGAGGGTTAGTTAGTTTGCTGAAAAAGGGTCATTTAGGTCTGTCTTTAGCAGTAGTGTTCTCTTTCTACGTGGCTTTTAACGTAAGGGGCTCAGAGGCGCTATTGGTTGCTGCCTTCATAGCCGGGCTTTCAACGCTCCCAGACCTAGACCTTAATTTAATGCTACGTCATAGGGGCGCTACGCACAGCTTATTGACAGGTCTACTGGTGGGTCTCGTCACAGGCGCTATTCTAATGCACTATCTCGACTTCTTTACGGGCTTCTTAATCGGCTTCGGCGGAGTGCTGCTTCACCTAGTTGGGGATGCATTGACTTACTCACCTCTTAGACCACTATGGCCTTTTTCTAGGAGGAAGTTCTCCCTTAGGCTCTTTAGGAGTAACAGTGAAGCGGTCAATAATACTGCTTTAACCCTAGGGGTATTAGTAGCTATCCTCTACATGCTTTACGCTTATAGATAGCTACTAGTGGGTTCTCGCGAAGCTTACGTACGACTAACTTAAGGAGCCACTCGGCTCCACGTTGCCTCTTCACCCCTCAGCGAAGGAGATAGTTACGTCACTCCGCTGTGAAAAAGTCGAGAGGGGCTCGAGTGCTTTTACTTAGGGAAACGGTAAAGAACAACGCCTCCCTTTATAGTAATGCCTAGACTAAAGAAGTGCCCATTGAGCACTTCTACTGGTGATAGCGCATCTAGCTCCTCAAACAATGAATGATAGAACTTTACTTCGCCTCGACCCCTCCACACAGGCCCATATCTCACATTCTCAACGATGCTCCTCACTAATTCAAAGACCGCTGGCTTAGCGGGGTCTTCAATGCTGGGGTAGTGTCGCAGGAGGAAGAACTTAGGCTTAGGCAGCTCTTCCATAGATCCTTCGCCGGTAATCTCCAGTGAGGCTTCAGCTAAGCGTTCACCGTGAGCTTCGAGAATGCCCTTCATCTTAACGCCCGGCCTCAAGGCCCCCATCTTAGGATTTAGAGGGTGGTGGCGAGTTATGTAAATCCTACCTAGCTTCTTAGGGAAGCCTTGAAACCAGCCGCGTAATAGCGTGAAGTCGTTGTCCACCCATATGTACGGTACTGTAAAGCCCTCTTCCCCATCATAGGTGCATTGCACAGCTACTAAACACTCCTTGTATTGAGAGCGTTCAGGGTTTAAGTAGGCAAGCTCTGGGTTAAGCTCGCTAACTGATACCCACTCTACAAACCATATTAGACCTAGGCCTTCAGGATGAGGCCTTAGGGGGCTTGGCAGCACTCGCTTAATTTGATCAGGGTCAGGCTTAAAGACAACTTGGATCACATCTCCTCCATAGTGCCACGGGGGAGGGTCAACTGCTTGAGCCCTCCCCTCAGGGCTTAGGGGTAAGCAGTATCCTTTAAGCTGCATGATTTAAGTCGAGAGCCTGGGAGTATATAGCCCTTTAGGAAGATAGGTTATGAAGACCACTAACTCAAGGGTGCCGAAGCGACTGCTAACGCTCAGTAGATGGTCGTTTGCCTGCTCCCCAGTGGCTAGGTAAAGCTTAAAGGAGCGGGGCACGGGTCTTATCACGCCGGGGTAGCTCAGCCTGGGAGAGCGTCCGGCTGAAGAAGAAGCGGGGACCGGATTGTCGAGGGTTCAAGTCCCTCCCCCGGCACCAGGTACTCGAGCTTCTTGAACGTTAATCTTTAACCTAAATCGAAGTATTAGCAATGTGTCACTACCCATTACCATCTCCACCATTCACTCCTGTTTTGCGCAGAGTAGGGGTTTATCGCTAACCTCGACGGCATGGTCTTGAAGGTTTCGTGGGGGATTTAGGTAGTGGAGAAGGTTGAGATGGAGACTAGAATAGATGCCTAAGAGGAGGAGGCGCCAGAACTCGCTGAGGAGGAGTGTTGCCAATTAATAAGAAGGTGAGGAGGGATAGATCTTTGATGCCTTTAGAACAGTTTTAAGCGCACGCCCCTAATGAAGAAGAGTCGCCAAGTTTAATTTTGCAGTTTAGAGTAGGAGCGGTGAATGTACGAGCGTCCATCGCGCTGGGTAGTTTAAGGTGTAGGGGAGTCTTTCTTTGACCATCCACTTAATTAAGGTTGTGGAGGCCTAGCCATGGTCAAGGCCGTGTAGCTATATAGACGCCAGCTACTATTAGCAAGGCCCCTAACGCCTGCCTAGCTCCGGCTGGCTCGTGGAGGAGCAGTTTGGCTAAGACTAGTGAAAGTAATGGCGAGATAGTAGTCAAAGTCACTGTTCTGCTCACACCTATTATTGAAAGCCCTACGTAGAAAAGCCAGTCTCCTATCCCAAGCCCCACGAGACCTCCCAGTAGAGCGTATTGAAGGCCCCTTCTACTTACTCTAAACCTACCTCTCCAGGCGAAGGGCGCCATAGCGATGAATAGGTATATTAGCTTAACTAGGTTTACGTTGATGGGGTCGACTGCGTACA of Candidatus Nezhaarchaeota archaeon contains these proteins:
- a CDS encoding metal-dependent hydrolase, with protein sequence MLKKGHLGLSLAVVFSFYVAFNVRGSEALLVAAFIAGLSTLPDLDLNLMLRHRGATHSLLTGLLVGLVTGAILMHYLDFFTGFLIGFGGVLLHLVGDALTYSPLRPLWPFSRRKFSLRLFRSNSEAVNNTALTLGVLVAILYMLYAYR
- a CDS encoding DNA topoisomerase VI subunit B, which produces MEEKFKAISAADFFYRNREIAGFDNPVRSTYTICRELIENSMDACETSSSLPDIYVRLRRIGEEALEIKVEDNGKGVPRRYVKHAFGKVLFGSKYTLRQTRGIFGLGGKMAVLYGQITTNSPVHVVSSTGGMERYSYKLMVDIERNEPITKEEVVEKNHGQWRGTVVKLRFQGDYVRAKPKILDYLRHVAIIEPYAQLTFVDPDGVLYFFSRKASHMPSPPQEVLPHPQGVDVETVKRLVERCGQKKLLDFLVESFHRVGKRVALRFLKKAGFDLDMSTSELLKREEAMLKLVRTMNEFDGWLPPDPSCLSPIGRELLEVGIRKELKPEFVATVQRKPSAYSGHPFIVEVAIAYGGKIPVPGQGEVNLYRYANKIPLLYDVHNDVSMKVIRKIKWWRYRIDPESMPIAFFIHVCSTKIPYKTVGKEYIADRPEIEYEIEWGLKAAARKLKVYLLRKHREEVLRKKRAVLLRYLPYIAKFSTDLCGEREPPSYEELLVREGVGLRTTMEAAST
- a CDS encoding acetoacetate decarboxylase family protein — its product is MQLKGYCLPLSPEGRAQAVDPPPWHYGGDVIQVVFKPDPDQIKRVLPSPLRPHPEGLGLIWFVEWVSVSELNPELAYLNPERSQYKECLVAVQCTYDGEEGFTVPYIWVDNDFTLLRGWFQGFPKKLGRIYITRHHPLNPKMGALRPGVKMKGILEAHGERLAEASLEITGEGSMEELPKPKFFLLRHYPSIEDPAKPAVFELVRSIVENVRYGPVWRGRGEVKFYHSLFEELDALSPVEVLNGHFFSLGITIKGGVVLYRFPK
- a CDS encoding amidohydrolase family protein; the protein is MFKDCSYVVQKRREGFKVLKGASIYIEDGVLVEVGKVDHLADEVFECEGLIAAPGLVNAHTHAAMTLLRGYADDLPLRQWLEQKVWPVERKLTFNHCLRGSLLACVEMALTGTTSFMDMYFYPEATMEAAAKVGLKAVVCFGMLDFNDPSVGHEQLERAKEFLLKSRSYASKNIRPALGPHAPYTCSDSLLTGAVELANKMKVPLHIHLAETYNEAVEFRRTRGMGEVEYLDRLGVLGPWMVAAHCVWLSDREV
- a CDS encoding translation initiation factor IF-2 subunit beta, giving the protein MSIRDYERLLERALLKVPAKPSKSDRFELPKSQIMIIGGKTIIHNFKDIADTLNRDLKHLFQFLLHELGTAGVIEEGRALLHGKFTEAGVNSLIERYAKMYVMCPVCNKVDTELKKEGRVTMIVCGACGAISPARG
- a CDS encoding DUF424 family protein, whose amino-acid sequence is MAICDAELLGKELRYGRLTINISKHFYGGFQVSVEEALELIEEADSANLMGRRIVEAAIRRGLVHQEAVAELNSVPHVLIVKM
- a CDS encoding KH domain-containing protein, translating into MAAGFVHRDFVHIPPGRVGVLIGEDGRVKKKIEEELGVKLNIDSEGGVVEISLVRGEDPSKLLRAKDIVLAIANGFSPERAFKLLDEDTSLVLIELRDYVGFSEEGLTRIKGRIIGEEGRARRFIEETTGALVSVAGDKVAIIGNYEALEIAKKAVGMLAEGRQHSTVYRFLMAKRREMKRKLRGLG
- a CDS encoding translation initiation factor aIF-1A produces the protein MSEEERELRLPGEGEVLAVVTRLLGYDRLEVKCADGYSRVARIPGKFKKKVWLKEGDIVLVAPWDFQAKSKADVVWRYSRDEVKELEKRGLLSFLESK
- a CDS encoding DNA topoisomerase IV subunit A, with protein sequence MKKGKLPKIYLPSRSISNIRYDEKSRQYVLGGEHVERSAANIRHIRSFTQLLWVGWFASQLIKQGKSCSLRDLYYTSLNYPEFRFKNQKESDDIVTDLESVLGVPREDFKISPEERSSIFGDLTIEYTVPPSHAGKQVNLLSDPDGKNIGLSIATAEFIECGAEIVIVIEKGAIFRRFIEERVYEKFKAILIDSAGQAPRFTRVLLRRLSEELKLPVYILTDADPWGMHIANVIIHGSANAAHIKGLTTPNAKWLGMWASDLQKFRRLPTLPMSERDLKRLKELQRDPRYQDPFWQEEIDVFIKLQRKAELESFSAQGLTAIVDKYLPRKLNEVEGR
- a CDS encoding serine protein kinase RIO is translated as MAYEDKLLTRPEGKLSKRVKDEDLLKTVEEVFDKATLEGLYYLINKRVIDIMYGAVASGKESKLYLALSPHEELIAVKIYLTTSGEFRRGILKYIEGDVRFKGVKKDTKSLIYAWAQKEFKNLKRALSADVRVPRPIAVHRNILVMEFIGSEEGPAPLLKDAEVKDLRWPLKIIMSYIHRLYRRAELVHGDLSEYNIMVRGEEMVLFDFGQAVLTSHPLAEELLRRDISNVLNYFERRGALRKEWNLGDVYNLVVEGSEEELEKYLDLILT